A section of the Labrus bergylta chromosome 21, fLabBer1.1, whole genome shotgun sequence genome encodes:
- the atxn7l3b gene encoding ataxin-7-like protein 3 isoform X1 yields MKMEEVSMSSLDNSKLEGLAQDILSDLVEDACLGLCFEVHRAVKQGYFFLDDTDQESMRDFEIVDQPGLDVFGQVYNQWKNKECVCPNCSRSIAASRFAPHLEKCLGMGRNSSRIANRRIVTGNNTNNKSESDQEDNDDVNDNDWSYGAEKKAKKRKSDKNPNSPRRSKSFKHKNSMMGPRRRIDNQESPRMLMKDEAFPQ; encoded by the exons ATGAAAATGGAGGAGGTTTCAATGTCCAGCCTGGACAACAGCAAGCTGGAG GGCCTTGCTCAGGACATCCTGTCTGACCTGGTGGAGGATGCATGCCTGGGTCTTTGCTTTGAGGTCCACCGGGCCGTCAAGCAGGGCTATTTCTTCCTGGATGACACGGACCAAGAAAGCATGAGGGACTTCG AAATTGTGGACCAGCCAGGACTGGATGTATTCGGCCAGGTGTACAACCAGTGGAAAAACAAGGAGTGTGTATGCCCCAACTGTAGCCGAAGCATCGCCGCTTCACGCTTTGCCCCACACCTGGAGAAATGTCTGGGAATGGGCCGCAACAGCAGCCGCATAGCCAACAGAAG AATAGTCACTGGAAACAACACTAACAACAAGTCAGAAAGTGACCAAGAGGATAATGACGACGTCAACGATAATGACTGGTCCTATGGGGCAGAAAAGAAAG CCAAGAAAAGGAAATCTGATAAg AATCCAAACTCACCCAGAAGATCCAAATCGTTCAAACATAAGAACA GCATGATGGGTCCTCGACGTCGCATCGACAACCAAGAGAGCCCGCGCATGCTGATGAAAGATGAGGCATTCCCTCAATAA
- the atxn7l3b gene encoding ataxin-7-like protein 3 isoform X2, producing the protein MKMEEVSMSSLDNSKLEGLAQDILSDLVEDACLGLCFEVHRAVKQGYFFLDDTDQESMRDFEIVDQPGLDVFGQVYNQWKNKECVCPNCSRSIAASRFAPHLEKCLGMGRNSSRIANRRIVTGNNTNNKSESDQEDNDDVNDNDWSYGAEKKAKKRKSDKNPNSPRRSKSFKHKNTCLFP; encoded by the exons ATGAAAATGGAGGAGGTTTCAATGTCCAGCCTGGACAACAGCAAGCTGGAG GGCCTTGCTCAGGACATCCTGTCTGACCTGGTGGAGGATGCATGCCTGGGTCTTTGCTTTGAGGTCCACCGGGCCGTCAAGCAGGGCTATTTCTTCCTGGATGACACGGACCAAGAAAGCATGAGGGACTTCG AAATTGTGGACCAGCCAGGACTGGATGTATTCGGCCAGGTGTACAACCAGTGGAAAAACAAGGAGTGTGTATGCCCCAACTGTAGCCGAAGCATCGCCGCTTCACGCTTTGCCCCACACCTGGAGAAATGTCTGGGAATGGGCCGCAACAGCAGCCGCATAGCCAACAGAAG AATAGTCACTGGAAACAACACTAACAACAAGTCAGAAAGTGACCAAGAGGATAATGACGACGTCAACGATAATGACTGGTCCTATGGGGCAGAAAAGAAAG CCAAGAAAAGGAAATCTGATAAg AATCCAAACTCACCCAGAAGATCCAAATCGTTCAAACATAAGAACA CCTGTTTATTCCCATAG
- the atxn7l3b gene encoding ataxin-7-like protein 3 isoform X3, with amino-acid sequence MKMEEVSMSSLDNSKLEGLAQDILSDLVEDACLGLCFEVHRAVKQGYFFLDDTDQESMRDFEIVDQPGLDVFGQVYNQWKNKECVCPNCSRSIAASRFAPHLEKCLGMGRNSSRIANRRIVTGNNTNNKSESDQEDNDDVNDNDWSYGAEKKAKKRKSDKNPNSPRRSKSFKHKNSL; translated from the exons ATGAAAATGGAGGAGGTTTCAATGTCCAGCCTGGACAACAGCAAGCTGGAG GGCCTTGCTCAGGACATCCTGTCTGACCTGGTGGAGGATGCATGCCTGGGTCTTTGCTTTGAGGTCCACCGGGCCGTCAAGCAGGGCTATTTCTTCCTGGATGACACGGACCAAGAAAGCATGAGGGACTTCG AAATTGTGGACCAGCCAGGACTGGATGTATTCGGCCAGGTGTACAACCAGTGGAAAAACAAGGAGTGTGTATGCCCCAACTGTAGCCGAAGCATCGCCGCTTCACGCTTTGCCCCACACCTGGAGAAATGTCTGGGAATGGGCCGCAACAGCAGCCGCATAGCCAACAGAAG AATAGTCACTGGAAACAACACTAACAACAAGTCAGAAAGTGACCAAGAGGATAATGACGACGTCAACGATAATGACTGGTCCTATGGGGCAGAAAAGAAAG CCAAGAAAAGGAAATCTGATAAg AATCCAAACTCACCCAGAAGATCCAAATCGTTCAAACATAAGAACAG CTTGTGA
- the LOC109988032 gene encoding nucleolar transcription factor 1, which produces MSKNSSIVDEPEWTRGDLQALCAALKTSIPENEKCSIYTKGLKAVDWNKVAFAPFSPEACLGKWTEILSRMRKMRTLAEIVDEAEDTLSNPVKNKSISKIYPDLPKRPSPPNAVFYEENRAKYHKKHPEMKSQKVLRALNKKFKNLSRQEKARYTEKYKLAAEEYWTKMQEFREKNNLPPMPKRSCKRKRVLEDDTHDEEHIEGEHGIPPKPPVNGYNLFCKEQAASIEGDTGKNNVTVWAQRWRDLTEKQRGDYRERCSELRRDFSVKLEDYLKGFDTEKQEQILEKHGIKRPKVSEAQTVKRRVKTFQGEPKMPSRSGNAIFTKKQMELLKNKSSSSKEVFSRVSQMWMDLPTKEKDRYKVKVDDNMRLYAKELQEWFKKLTPAEQQDYLLVNPSKHKYLDGVKTVPYRKDPSHRPSDSEDENIESSSSSSSSDEEEVIVLEGEELEEGDDNMFDLY; this is translated from the exons ATGagtaaaaacagcagcattgtTGATGAACCTG AGTGGACCAGAGGAGACCTGCAGGCGCTTTGTGCTGCATTGAAAACCAGCATCCCAGAAAACGAAAAATGTAGCATATACACCAAAGGACTGAAAGCTGTGGACTGGAATAAGGTGGCTTTCGCCCCTTTCTCTCCCGAGGCATGCCTGGGAAAGTGGACAGAGATTTTGTCGAGG ATGCGCAAGATGCGGACCCTTGCAGAGATTGTGGATGAAGCTGAAGACACCCTTTCTAACCCTGTGAAGAATAAAAGCATCTCAAAG ATCTACCCAGATCTCCCGAAGAGACCAAGCCCTCCAAATGCTGTCTTTTATGAAGAGAACCGTGCCAAGTATCACAAGAAGCACCCAGAGATGAAAAGCCAGAAGGTATTGAGGGCCCTAAACAAGAAGTTCAAAAATCTCTCACGTCAAGAGAAG gctcGGTATACGGAGAAATACAAGCTTGCAGCTGAAGAATACTGGACAAAGATGCAGGAGTTCAG ggaaaaaaataacttacCTCCCATGCCAAAAAGAAGCTGCAAGAGGAAGAGGGTCTTGGAAGACGACACACAT GATGAAGAGCACATTGAAGGTGAACATGGTATTCCTCCCAAGCCTCCTGT aAATGGCTACAATCTGTTTTGCAAAGAGCAAGCGGCATCTATTGAGGGGGACACTGGAAAAAACAACGTGACTGTGTGGGCCCAGCGATGGCGAGATTTGACTGAGAAGCAGAGGGGCGATTACAGAGAACGCTGCAGTGAG ttgaGGAGGGACTTCTCAGTCAAGCTGGAGGACTATCTAAAG gGATTTGACACAGAGAAGCAGGAGCAGATCCTTGAAAAGCACGGCATCAAAAGACCCAAG GTTTCTGAGGCTCAAACAGTAAAGAGGCGTGTGAAGACATTTCAAGGCGAGCCCAAGATGCCCTCTCG ATCTGGTAATGCCATTTTCACCAAAAAGCAAATGGAACTTCTTAAGAATAAATCATCAAGTTCAAAGGAGGTCTTCAGCAGGGTCAGCCAAATGTGGATGGACCTCCCGACAAAGGAGAAGGATCGCTACAAAGTGAAGGTGGATGACAATATGCGACTATATgcaaaggagctgcaggagtgGTTCAAG AAATTGACGCCAGCGGAGCAGCAAGACTACCTGTTGGTTAACCCCAGT AAACATAAATACCTTGACGGTGTCAAAACAGTTCCTTACCGTAAAGATCCCTCCCACAGACCATCA GATTCAGAAGACGAAAACattgaaagcagcagcagcagcagcagcagtgatgaagaagaagtgatCGTTCTGGAG GGTGAGGAGCTGGAGGAAGGAGATGacaacatgtttgatttataTTGA